One part of the Dehalococcoidia bacterium genome encodes these proteins:
- a CDS encoding N-6 DNA methylase: MTAALEIKRDEKKRKIWSHVRSKWLVETPEETVRQEYLLVLVNEYGFALDQIAEEMDLTGRGSASARADFVLWRTAQDKADDNAPFIIVECKSDNVTIKPQDYGQGENYARICGAPFFVTHNSRETKYWRVKKDKVPGYTEEIENIPHGNASDKDIEELLSKLRAFKEKEFADLLHKCHNIIRNREKKDPAAAFDEIAKVLFIKVYVERSLLTRRNKTNLFTVDVLKSQIAENPLDNLFQQTKLAYATDKIFEGDERINLKPATGEAIVKELEKYNLSDTSEDVKGVAFERFLGRTFRGEIGQFFTPRTIVEFMVHMVDPQEGEIVCDPASGSGGFLIRVFEIVREKILADADRDYNAFKAEIEKDNSLTEEQRAKKLQDKFTEVQALIDQKREGSRLWKLSNRCIYGTDANDRMARTSKMNMIMHGDGHGGVHHHDGFLNVNGIFEGRFDIILTNPPFGANVEPTDKVLEVDIAVNPTAEERYMKEYGDLYREAQNRVKAALNKPIASLFDLPKSDKAKIKTEVLFIERCLDLLKPGGRLGIVLPEGIFNNPSLAYVREFTEDRAFLRAVVSLPQETFVSSGASVKCSLLFLQKFTEEEQQKFDETYATAKTETEARYADEIKAERERLESEIEAAKQAKDIEQRKVLQKGLKDYLKAMEVRQINKARQLLKERFDYPIFMYEAEKVGISATGEEDQNELYPNDRQPADCDKTCLEWYREFQADPSAFAVAGGTE, encoded by the coding sequence ATGACAGCGGCACTGGAAATCAAACGCGACGAAAAGAAGAGAAAAATCTGGAGCCATGTGCGCAGCAAATGGCTGGTGGAAACGCCGGAAGAAACGGTACGCCAGGAATACTTGCTGGTGCTGGTCAACGAGTACGGTTTCGCCCTCGATCAAATCGCCGAGGAAATGGACCTTACCGGCCGGGGTTCCGCATCCGCCCGCGCCGATTTTGTCCTCTGGCGCACCGCTCAAGACAAGGCCGATGACAACGCCCCCTTCATTATCGTCGAATGCAAGTCCGATAACGTCACCATCAAACCGCAGGACTACGGGCAAGGCGAGAACTACGCCCGCATCTGTGGCGCTCCGTTCTTTGTCACCCACAACTCGCGAGAAACCAAATACTGGCGGGTCAAAAAAGACAAGGTACCCGGCTACACGGAAGAGATTGAGAATATTCCCCACGGCAACGCCTCGGACAAGGACATCGAGGAACTGCTTTCCAAGCTCCGCGCCTTCAAGGAAAAGGAGTTCGCCGACCTGCTGCACAAATGCCACAACATTATCCGTAACCGGGAGAAGAAAGACCCGGCGGCGGCATTCGATGAAATCGCCAAGGTGCTGTTCATCAAGGTCTATGTAGAACGCTCGCTGCTCACTCGGCGCAACAAGACCAATCTGTTCACTGTCGATGTGCTGAAAAGCCAGATCGCCGAAAATCCACTGGACAACCTCTTTCAGCAAACCAAGCTGGCCTACGCCACCGACAAGATTTTTGAGGGCGACGAGCGTATCAACCTCAAGCCCGCCACCGGCGAGGCCATCGTCAAGGAACTGGAGAAGTACAACCTCTCCGACACCAGCGAGGACGTGAAAGGGGTCGCATTCGAGCGCTTCCTCGGACGCACGTTCCGGGGCGAGATTGGCCAGTTCTTCACTCCGCGCACCATCGTCGAATTCATGGTGCACATGGTCGATCCCCAGGAGGGCGAGATTGTCTGCGACCCAGCCAGCGGCTCGGGCGGCTTTCTGATCCGGGTGTTCGAGATCGTGCGGGAAAAAATCCTCGCCGACGCCGACCGCGATTACAATGCCTTCAAGGCCGAGATTGAAAAGGACAATTCACTCACCGAGGAGCAGCGGGCCAAGAAGCTCCAGGACAAATTCACCGAGGTGCAGGCGCTCATCGACCAGAAGCGTGAGGGCTCCCGTCTCTGGAAGCTCTCCAATCGCTGCATCTACGGCACCGACGCCAACGACCGCATGGCCCGCACCAGCAAGATGAACATGATCATGCATGGCGACGGTCACGGCGGCGTCCACCACCACGACGGCTTTCTGAACGTCAACGGCATCTTCGAGGGGCGTTTCGACATCATCCTCACCAATCCACCTTTCGGAGCCAATGTCGAGCCCACCGACAAGGTGCTGGAGGTGGATATCGCCGTCAACCCGACGGCAGAAGAGCGATACATGAAGGAGTATGGCGACCTTTACCGCGAGGCCCAGAACCGGGTGAAGGCGGCGCTCAATAAGCCCATCGCCAGCCTGTTCGACCTGCCCAAGAGCGACAAGGCCAAGATCAAAACTGAAGTGCTGTTTATCGAGCGTTGCCTCGATTTACTCAAGCCAGGCGGTCGCCTCGGCATCGTGTTGCCGGAAGGCATCTTCAACAACCCCTCGCTCGCCTACGTGCGCGAGTTCACCGAAGACCGCGCCTTCCTCCGTGCTGTGGTCAGCCTACCGCAGGAAACCTTTGTCAGCTCCGGCGCCAGCGTGAAATGCTCGCTGCTCTTCCTACAAAAGTTCACTGAGGAGGAACAGCAGAAGTTTGACGAGACCTACGCCACCGCCAAGACGGAGACCGAAGCTCGGTATGCCGATGAGATCAAAGCGGAACGAGAACGGCTGGAAAGCGAAATCGAGGCGGCCAAGCAAGCGAAAGACATAGAGCAACGCAAGGTGCTGCAAAAGGGGCTCAAGGATTACCTGAAGGCAATGGAAGTTCGGCAGATCAACAAAGCACGGCAACTGCTGAAGGAGCGGTTCGACTACCCCATTTTCATGTACGAGGCGGAAAAGGTCGGCATCTCCGCCACCGGCGAGGAGGATCAGAACGAGCTTTATCCCAACGACCGGCAGCCCGCCGATTGCGACAAAACCTGCCTGGAGTGGTATCGGGAGTTTCAGGCCGACCCGAGCGCCTTTGCCGTTGCGGGAGGGACTGAGTGA
- the ssb gene encoding single-stranded DNA-binding protein, giving the protein MSSYINRAQLQGVVGNDPELRYVGESGKAVCNVRLATTNRYKTAHGEYAEETEWHTVVGWEAVAERMAQLNKGDWAAIEGRIRTRTAKDAKGTERTHREIICERVTRVDVLKAEARAESSPNKAPEKPLRTSETARTDESWGGFVS; this is encoded by the coding sequence ATGAGCAGCTATATCAACCGTGCCCAATTGCAAGGGGTTGTCGGCAATGATCCCGAATTACGTTATGTTGGCGAGAGCGGCAAAGCCGTGTGCAATGTGCGCCTTGCCACCACCAATCGCTATAAAACCGCCCATGGCGAATATGCAGAGGAAACCGAATGGCACACGGTCGTCGGCTGGGAAGCCGTGGCCGAGCGCATGGCGCAGCTCAATAAAGGCGACTGGGCAGCCATTGAAGGCCGCATCCGTACCCGAACAGCAAAAGATGCCAAGGGCACCGAAAGAACACACCGGGAAATCATCTGCGAACGGGTAACGCGGGTCGATGTTTTGAAGGCAGAAGCACGGGCGGAAAGCTCACCGAATAAAGCACCCGAAAAACCACTCCGTACCAGTGAAACGGCTCGAACGGATGAATCGTGGGGTGGATTTGTTTCTTGA